ATAATAAGGAGCTGAAGTATGTTTATCATCCAGATGGACAACAATCAGTCGAGGTACTCCAAGACACTAGACTATTTTACTTGGGATTGTTGAACAGCGATCTTTGATTTTAAGCTGAGGTTTGGCCATAGTTTCAGGTTGCTTATGTTTTTaatggttttgtttttctatctCTGAAGTTTAGAGAGTTGAGGTGGagatatatgtgtgttttatttttaaataggaTATGTGGTGGTGTAGTTGAGTTCTCAAGGGTTTTGCTTTCAGTAATTAACGCGTATTGATGATAAATTGGTGTCTTTTGAAAGATGGGGCGACGGCTGGTATAAGTGGACTCATCTTTGAGGATGAATTTGAGCTTGGCTGCTGTTAAAAAAGTTTGGATTTTGGTTACTTGTTCCTCTCACTCTCTTCATCTAGAAGAGCAAATTTAGTTGTCAGCTGGGCTCATAAAAGTTTGTATGTCATGACTATGGCTAGAAAATGATAAGTTTACTTTTTTGACTATTCTGTAGGTCTTGCCTACATTTGCTGCTTTATTTTCTATGGGACTTCAGTCCGAGATAGCAAAGATACCGGGTTTAGAGTAAGTACTTCTCTTGCTCTTCTATCTCATTTGCATGTGTTGCATGTGATATATACTATTTGGTGAAAGCTGATCTTGTTTGGCTAGTGTACTGGCTAATAATTTCTGGCATAATTTTTCTCCAGCTTTGATCCACGCCTTCTATTGCATGGACAACAGTATATCGAGATGTACAAACCCCTTCCTTCTCATGGTTGTGTAAGGTTCTTAATCACTTAGTCTTAGATTCTTCTCTAATCCTCcatttatttctcattttttctaCTTCATTCAGATGATAAGTTTTTATGTAAACGTTGTTGATGCAGCTACTAAATAAAGCAACTGTTGCTGGGTTGCATGATAAAGGTCAGCTTCTGATATTCCTCTTGATCCTCAATTGGAGCACTATTACTGAGTAAGTCATAGGGGTGTCTTGTGAATAACAAGGAGAGTGGCAGTTATTCAAACCTGACCTACCTGCAATAATGAAAACATACTTTCCTTGTTTGATCCTTTTTCCAAAGATAATATTGTGTTATCTAGGATGGGATGTAAATTTAAAGTAGGATATCTCATCTATTAAGTCTGATAAAATAGCTTGGTCTATGTAGCCTCTTCTGTGGTTAAAATCTTAGGTTATTGTGAGCTTTTTTATTGCTTGAGATTCAGACTTTGGGGCATGGAAGACTGCGCATAAACAGAAATGTATGTCTGGTTACCTTTCAGGTAAGGCAGCAGTTCTCGagattgaaattttaagttatgAAAAGGAGTCAGGTGTACTGCTGTGCATGAACCGGTAAGATTTCATTCATTTGACTGTAAGATCTGTTGTACGCTGTTACCTTCTCTTTTTACCCTCTTCTCCTTTTGTATTCCTTAAGTTAATAATCTTCATATTGCTTCACAGAATGGCTGTTTATTTGAGGGGCGCTGGTGGCTTCTCGAAATCATCCCAGCCTTACTCCTTTACCAAGTATTCTTCAAATCAGACTTTGGCTTATAAAATTCCCCGAAGTCAACCATTTGCTGTATTTGAAGATTGTACACAATCATCACAGGCAtgtaaattcttatttttcacatgTTCAGTTCTGATCATTAGAGTAGAAGCACAGGGTTGAAAAGTACAATTAATACGGCTGTTAATTAAGATGTTTACAGATATTTTAGCAGTGAGGAATACCTTCATCACCATATAGGTTCTGCTGTTTTAAGTTTCACACATGATGAGCATCACTGGATAATGCTAATAAAGACCATGATGAATGGATACCTTCATTATTACTGGAAATGACATAATGTTCTTTTGCATGTAACTGAATAGGATTAGGAAACATTGGGCATTAAAGTGCGAAGTTTAGGAAAATGAGTTTTGATAGACAGAGTAGACATGGACTTACTTTTGAGAACATCATTTTATTACTTAAACGTCTTCAtcttttatttacatttatcccTTGATATTGTGGTCATCAATTTCTCTACTTTGTCAATATGCAATTTGGCAAGACAGGATTAAACTCAAGTTGTGATCTATATGTTAGAACTGTATCACTTGAACATTCCTCTCAAATTTCCTAAATCCATCAATAACGATTTTTGTTACCTTCTGATTGACCATCGATGCAGACACCGAAGATCTGCTGTCAAAGTATATATCCacaattttttagaataagatACTCTTCATGGTCAGCTGCTCAAATTGATGTATATTAATCATATGGACTTTTGTTTGCTTTGTACAGATTTTACttgcaatttaaaaagaaatagaacaaTTTTTCCTCTTCCTCATTCTTCTTCGATTTTACataaagtaaaattgaaaacttctGTGTGCTAATTCTCTAATGTGATGAATGAGgaatcttgaaattttgaatttttttatccttGGTAATTGCATCTAAATTTGTACCTTAGTCAAATCTGTACCTAATATGATAACTTCTTTAGTCGCTACGAGCTGCTTTGGTAGCATGTGAAGTTTTCGTTAAAATTTTGCAATACCATGATGCAGGCACTGCTTTACAGGCTTTCTGGCGATTACAATCCATTGCACTCAGATCCTATGGTTGCAGAAATTGCTGGGTAGTTTATTctttaaacttaaaaattttcGTAACGTCTCaactctctcttctttttccatGTTTAAGGAGTACTGCATATTCTGAGCTTAAGTGTAAATCCAGGGCACTGTTCAGTACATCTATGATTTTAACCATATATTGAATGTGGAATGTATGAGATTATACCCATGTGGTcattttgtgatattaaaCTTTGAATGTCAagtatttgtttcattttactGTCTACTTGAGTGATGATTTCATATATcactttttctgtttttccaATTATTCTCAACTTTCCCTAATCTTTCTTCGGTAGCTTTTCTCGTCCAATATTGCATGGACTTTGCACACTTGGCTTTGCAGTCAGAGCTATCATCAAAAGTATTTGTCGTGGAGAACAAAAGAtgatcaagaacatatctgGGAGATTTCTATTGCATGTCTATCCGGGTGAAACCTTAATAACAGAAATGTGGATTGAAGATTTGAGGTAGTTTTGGTTGACCTGTGCTTTCCAAATATATGAGATTGTTTATTATACCTCTAGAGCTTACAAGAGGGTGAAATTGCAGGGTAGTGTATCAGGTGAAGGTCAAAGAACGAAACAGGGCTGTGCTTTCCGGTGTTGTTACTCTTGATCGCTTGAGCTCATCTCTGTGATATTAAATCCTGCAAAATAGCCTTGCTTGTGGATTATGGGCTTCTACCTAATACATGATGAGATAAAAGTTAAACATTCTATCTGTATACGAACTCTCACTTGTTCTTTTAACAAGTAGAGCTGATACATTGGTAATGGCTCCTTTCAtgtattgtaaaattattgatttgtttcgtttaatattattttcatttctcttGTGTTAATGTGACTGCTTTGATTAAGCATGGGCCCTTGACCACATCGTTGTTGTCATGAAATCTTAACATTAACCTTAACATGCATatgtaatatgaaattttggcAGAGTTTTCTGTCAACGGATAATAGTGTATGCAATTGGAGATAATCTCCGTCTTAGCAATGAGTCAAGAGtagaaggaaagaaaatgcGATGTGTCATTCTAGATTAATGAAGTA
The window above is part of the Sesamum indicum cultivar Zhongzhi No. 13 linkage group LG2, S_indicum_v1.0, whole genome shotgun sequence genome. Proteins encoded here:
- the LOC105178076 gene encoding enoyl-CoA hydratase 2, peroxisomal; amino-acid sequence: MAAKSEFDPQLIISHKFPESTYSYTERDAALYALGIGACSKDALDNKELKYVYHPDGQQSVEVLPTFAALFSMGLQSEIAKIPGLDFDPRLLLHGQQYIEMYKPLPSHGCLLNKATVAGLHDKGKAAVLEIEILSYEKESGVLLCMNRMAVYLRGAGGFSKSSQPYSFTKYSSNQTLAYKIPRSQPFAVFEDCTQSSQALLYRLSGDYNPLHSDPMVAEIAGFSRPILHGLCTLGFAVRAIIKSICRGEQKMIKNISGRFLLHVYPGETLITEMWIEDLRVVYQVKVKERNRAVLSGVVTLDRLSSSL